From Sphingomonas nostoxanthinifaciens, a single genomic window includes:
- a CDS encoding type II and III secretion system protein family protein, with the protein MRSASFLRQGGMATLIAALVSATLAALASPARAEEAAGADVAAGASSTAAQAVLPARTLSLSVSSGELIRMPRPISGMFVADDSIADVQVKSTTQLYLFGKKTGQTSVYATDKNGHVVWSSNVRVGNGLTQVGEMLRLAMPEDDITATPVGGMVLLTGTVLSPKDAEEAERLTDKFTGGSVQILNRLKIATPQQVMLAVKIAEVSRSVIRNIGVNLANRAQGNPLFHINNGTPGTLTTNTTGLDSASGTTTGQTIATFNDLAGTTLGIAGHVFGADFIASLQLYEQDGLVTTLAEPNLVALSGETATFLAGGEIPIPQSQGLGSTSVEFKQYGVSLAFTPTVMSAGRIALRVRPEVSQLSDSGSVKVNGFSIPALTTRRVETTIELGSGQSFAIGGLLQNSHNNNTDKAPFLGDLPIIGALFRSNGFRKDETELIVVVTPYLVKPTDAKNIALPTDGYRMATTAERVLEDRSSVSDGAKSRPLPTAAGTTAPEPVKP; encoded by the coding sequence ATGCGTTCCGCTTCCTTCCTGCGCCAGGGCGGCATGGCGACATTGATCGCAGCGCTCGTCTCCGCGACGCTCGCCGCTTTGGCCTCGCCGGCGCGCGCCGAAGAGGCCGCCGGCGCCGATGTCGCGGCCGGCGCCTCGTCCACCGCGGCGCAGGCCGTGCTGCCGGCGCGCACGCTTTCGCTGTCGGTCTCCAGCGGCGAGCTGATCCGCATGCCGCGCCCGATCAGCGGCATGTTCGTCGCCGACGATTCGATCGCCGACGTGCAGGTGAAGAGCACCACCCAGCTCTATCTGTTCGGCAAAAAGACCGGCCAGACCAGCGTCTACGCCACCGACAAGAACGGCCACGTCGTCTGGTCGTCGAACGTCCGCGTCGGCAACGGCCTGACCCAGGTCGGCGAGATGCTGCGGCTGGCGATGCCGGAAGACGACATCACCGCCACGCCCGTGGGCGGCATGGTGCTGCTCACCGGCACCGTGCTGAGCCCCAAGGATGCGGAAGAGGCCGAGCGCCTGACCGACAAATTCACCGGCGGCAGCGTGCAGATTCTCAACCGGCTGAAGATCGCGACGCCGCAACAGGTGATGCTGGCGGTCAAGATCGCCGAGGTCAGCCGTTCGGTGATCCGCAACATCGGCGTCAATCTCGCCAATCGGGCGCAGGGCAATCCGCTGTTCCACATCAACAACGGGACGCCGGGCACGCTGACGACGAACACGACGGGGCTGGACTCGGCGTCGGGCACCACCACCGGCCAGACGATCGCGACCTTCAACGATCTTGCCGGCACCACGCTGGGCATTGCCGGCCACGTCTTCGGCGCGGATTTCATCGCCAGCCTTCAGCTCTACGAGCAGGACGGCCTCGTCACCACGCTGGCCGAGCCCAATCTCGTGGCATTGTCGGGCGAGACCGCGACCTTCCTCGCGGGCGGCGAGATCCCGATCCCGCAGAGCCAGGGCCTCGGCTCCACCTCGGTCGAGTTCAAGCAATATGGCGTCAGCCTCGCCTTCACGCCGACGGTGATGAGCGCGGGGCGGATCGCGCTGCGCGTGCGGCCCGAAGTGTCGCAGCTGTCCGACAGCGGATCGGTCAAGGTCAACGGCTTCTCGATCCCCGCGCTCACCACGCGGCGGGTGGAGACGACGATCGAGCTGGGCTCGGGCCAGAGTTTCGCGATCGGCGGCCTGCTCCAGAACAGCCACAACAACAACACCGACAAGGCGCCCTTCCTGGGCGACCTGCCGATCATCGGCGCGCTGTTCCGCTCGAACGGTTTCCGCAAGGACGAGACCGAATTGATCGTCGTCGTGACGCCCTATCTGGTGAAGCCGACCGACGCGAAGAACATCGCGCTGCCGACCGACGGCTATCGCATGGCGACCACCGCCGAGCGCGTGCTGGAGGATCGCTCCTCGGTCAGCGACGGCGCCAAGAGCCGGCCGCTGCCGACCGCCGCCGGGACCACCGCGCCCGAACCGGTCAAGCCATGA
- a CDS encoding CpaD family pilus assembly lipoprotein: MIRFLPLILVLPLAACATGYKGVDNPHQPVVSANAAKVQNCPDWSVPTLGANEGQSSNYGCATAINLAAMIADPADLLHGRADRSGQSDVGTRAIKAWREAVPTSKQWQTTTSVSSKGGNQ, encoded by the coding sequence ATGATCCGCTTCCTTCCTCTCATCCTCGTCCTGCCGCTCGCCGCCTGTGCGACCGGCTACAAGGGCGTGGACAATCCGCACCAGCCGGTGGTTTCGGCGAATGCCGCCAAGGTGCAGAACTGCCCCGATTGGTCGGTGCCGACGCTCGGCGCGAACGAAGGGCAGTCGTCCAATTATGGCTGCGCCACGGCCATCAACCTCGCCGCGATGATCGCCGACCCGGCCGATCTCCTCCACGGCCGCGCCGACCGCTCCGGCCAGAGCGATGTCGGTACGCGCGCGATCAAGGCATGGCGTGAGGCCGTGCCGACCTCGAAGCAGTGGCAGACGACCACGTCGGTGTCGTCGAAGGGAGGCAATCAGTGA
- a CDS encoding AAA family ATPase yields the protein MNAPFLPRGHVRDPFSAFLCDLDTEDAARAIASDMGWPHERIHSGGLRYAVQSLAVSPSPAVLLVDLSESGDPLEDINALAEVCEPGTMVIACGHINDVRFYRELIAAGLHDYLVKPVSNDQLRDAVMQAQSAIAGARAAETAIEVPHMMAAVIGVRGGAGGSMMAVSLATLLSERGRSTGLLDLDVHFGTGALALDLEPGRGLTDAIENPGRIDGLFLERALVRPSDKLGVLSAEAPISQPLTGDGQAFYQLQDELRGAFACTVLDLPRHMLVQHPALLQDVNVTVLVTELTLAAARDTIRLLSWLKANAPRTRVLVIANKVPAAGQEEITRKEFESSIEQKLDMLLPFEPKLTVQAAKTGKPLSEVAKAAKIGQSLALLADAVLDEERAGSLRGASLLGRLRELKFAIAKKPKA from the coding sequence GTGAACGCGCCGTTCCTTCCGCGCGGACATGTACGCGATCCGTTCAGCGCCTTCCTGTGCGATCTCGATACCGAGGATGCGGCGCGCGCGATCGCCAGCGACATGGGCTGGCCGCACGAGCGCATCCATTCGGGGGGGCTGCGCTATGCGGTGCAGAGCCTCGCCGTCTCGCCGTCGCCGGCGGTGCTGCTGGTGGACCTGTCCGAATCGGGCGATCCGCTGGAGGACATCAACGCGCTGGCCGAGGTGTGCGAGCCCGGCACGATGGTGATCGCCTGCGGGCACATCAACGACGTGCGCTTCTATCGTGAGCTGATCGCGGCCGGCCTGCACGATTATCTGGTGAAGCCGGTCTCCAACGATCAGCTGCGCGATGCCGTCATGCAGGCGCAGTCCGCGATCGCCGGCGCGCGCGCGGCGGAGACCGCGATCGAGGTGCCGCACATGATGGCGGCGGTGATCGGCGTGCGCGGCGGTGCGGGCGGCTCGATGATGGCGGTCAGCCTCGCCACCTTGCTTTCCGAACGTGGGCGTTCGACCGGCCTGCTCGATCTCGACGTGCATTTCGGCACCGGCGCGCTCGCGCTGGACCTCGAGCCCGGACGCGGCCTGACCGACGCGATCGAGAATCCCGGGCGCATCGACGGCCTGTTCCTCGAGCGCGCTTTGGTGCGGCCGAGCGACAAATTGGGCGTGCTCTCGGCCGAGGCGCCGATCAGCCAGCCGCTCACCGGCGACGGCCAGGCCTTCTACCAGCTTCAGGACGAGTTGCGCGGCGCCTTCGCCTGCACCGTCCTCGATCTGCCGCGCCACATGCTGGTGCAGCATCCGGCATTGCTGCAGGATGTGAACGTCACGGTGCTGGTGACCGAGCTCACGCTCGCCGCCGCGCGCGACACGATCCGATTGCTCTCGTGGCTCAAGGCCAACGCCCCGCGGACGCGCGTGCTGGTGATCGCCAACAAGGTGCCGGCGGCGGGCCAGGAAGAAATCACGCGCAAGGAGTTTGAAAGCTCGATCGAGCAGAAGCTCGACATGCTGCTGCCGTTCGAGCCCAAGCTGACGGTACAGGCGGCGAAGACCGGCAAGCCGCTGTCGGAGGTGGCGAAGGCGGCGAAGATCGGCCAGTCGCTCGCTTTGCTGGCCGATGCGGTGCTGGACGAGGAGCGCGCCGGATCGTTGCGCGGCGCCTCGCTGCTCGGGCGCCTGCGCGAGCTGAAATTCGCCATCGCGAAGAAGCCGAAGGCCTGA
- a CDS encoding type II secretion system F family protein — protein MIAIVLLAALLTLGGLWFVLERRPATKTRKRRLAAVRARHAPDVVETQLRRIASQRDSKLDTTFGRLLPNPDLFRRRLEMTGRPWTLGHYALACAVIAIVAWVALLARGAPLLLTLFAGLFAGIGLPYMVVGRLGQRRIASFVQRFPDAIELLVRGLRSGLPISETLAVVGVEMPGPVGIEFRAVADRMRIGRTMEAALQESADRLATPEFQFFVITLAIQRETGGNLAETLSNLADVLRKRMQMRLKIKAMSSESKASAYIIGALPFVVFGLIYYINPGYMGSFFSDQRLVIAAMSGGLWMSIGVFIMAKMINFEI, from the coding sequence ATGATCGCGATCGTCCTCCTTGCGGCGCTGCTGACGCTCGGCGGCCTGTGGTTCGTGCTCGAGCGCCGACCGGCAACCAAGACGCGCAAGCGCCGGCTGGCGGCCGTGCGCGCGCGCCACGCCCCGGACGTGGTGGAAACGCAGCTCCGCCGCATCGCCTCGCAGCGCGACAGCAAGCTCGACACCACCTTCGGCCGGCTGCTGCCCAATCCGGATCTGTTCCGCCGTCGCCTGGAGATGACCGGCCGGCCGTGGACGCTCGGCCATTATGCGCTCGCCTGCGCCGTCATCGCGATCGTGGCGTGGGTTGCGCTGCTCGCGCGCGGCGCGCCGCTGCTGCTGACGCTATTCGCCGGGCTGTTTGCCGGCATCGGCCTGCCGTACATGGTGGTCGGGCGCTTGGGCCAGCGCCGCATAGCGAGCTTCGTGCAGCGGTTTCCCGATGCGATCGAACTGCTGGTGCGCGGCCTGCGCTCGGGCCTGCCGATCTCGGAAACGCTGGCGGTGGTCGGCGTCGAGATGCCCGGCCCGGTCGGGATCGAGTTCCGCGCGGTCGCCGACCGCATGCGGATCGGCCGCACGATGGAGGCGGCGCTACAGGAAAGCGCCGATCGCCTCGCCACGCCCGAATTCCAGTTCTTTGTCATCACGCTGGCGATCCAGCGCGAAACCGGCGGCAATCTGGCCGAAACGCTCTCCAACCTCGCCGACGTGCTGCGCAAGCGCATGCAGATGCGGTTGAAGATCAAGGCGATGTCGTCCGAATCGAAGGCGTCGGCCTACATTATCGGCGCGCTGCCGTTCGTCGTGTTCGGGCTGATCTACTACATCAACCCCGGCTATATGGGCAGCTTCTTCTCCGACCAGCGGCTGGTGATCGCGGCCATGAGCGGCGGGCTGTGGATGAGCATCGGCGTGTTCATCATGGCCAAGATGATCAACTTCGAGATCTGA
- a CDS encoding type II secretion system F family protein — MAATLMSAAGVFALLVAIYAAGSVRDPMAKRVKALNERREQLKAGITASTRKRAKLAPSSQATDRMRALLGNFKVLQDSQLKAAQTKLMQAGIRSKDAAISVIFARMTLPLGLGGLAILFVYVLDWFPNWGGFQRYLLVAGTLVLSYKAPDLYVQNKITKRTAAIRKGLPDALDLLVICAEAGLTVDAAFHRVAKELGKGYPELGDEFALTAIELGFLTERRQAFENLASRVDLESIRGVTTTMIQTEKYGTPLASALRVLSAEFRHERMMKAEEKAARLPAIMTVPLILFILPVLFVVILGPAACSISDNMLKS; from the coding sequence ATGGCGGCGACCTTGATGTCGGCGGCGGGCGTGTTCGCCCTGCTCGTCGCGATCTACGCCGCCGGCAGCGTGCGCGATCCGATGGCGAAGCGGGTGAAGGCGCTGAACGAACGGCGCGAGCAGCTCAAGGCCGGGATCACCGCCTCGACGCGCAAGCGCGCCAAGCTCGCCCCGTCGAGCCAGGCGACCGACCGCATGCGGGCGCTGCTCGGCAACTTCAAGGTGCTGCAGGATTCGCAGCTGAAGGCGGCCCAGACCAAGCTGATGCAGGCCGGCATCCGTTCGAAGGACGCCGCGATCAGCGTCATCTTCGCGCGCATGACGCTGCCGCTCGGCCTGGGCGGGCTCGCCATCCTGTTCGTCTACGTGCTCGACTGGTTTCCGAACTGGGGCGGGTTCCAGCGCTATCTGCTCGTCGCCGGCACCTTGGTGCTGAGCTACAAGGCGCCCGATCTGTACGTCCAGAACAAGATCACCAAGCGCACCGCCGCGATCCGCAAGGGCCTGCCCGATGCGCTCGATCTGCTCGTCATTTGCGCCGAGGCCGGCCTGACGGTCGACGCCGCTTTCCATCGCGTCGCCAAGGAACTCGGCAAGGGCTATCCCGAGCTTGGCGACGAGTTCGCGCTGACGGCGATCGAGCTGGGTTTCCTCACCGAACGGCGTCAGGCGTTCGAGAATCTCGCATCGCGTGTCGATCTCGAATCGATCCGCGGCGTGACCACCACGATGATCCAGACCGAGAAATACGGCACGCCGCTGGCCTCGGCGCTGCGCGTGCTGTCGGCCGAGTTCCGTCACGAACGCATGATGAAGGCCGAGGAGAAAGCGGCGCGCCTGCCCGCGATCATGACCGTGCCGCTGATCCTGTTCATCCTGCCGGTGCTGTTCGTCGTCATCCTCGGGCCCGCGGCCTGCTCGATCAGCGACAATATGTTGAAGAGCTGA
- a CDS encoding PspC domain-containing protein codes for MVRDDMTNPVPNRGKLFGTCAALSDRTGIDDTLLRIVAIVLLFWAFMPTLVAYCAAAVAFHLDRR; via the coding sequence ATGGTCCGCGATGATATGACCAACCCCGTCCCGAACCGCGGCAAGCTGTTCGGAACGTGCGCGGCACTTTCGGATCGCACCGGCATCGACGACACGTTGCTGCGGATCGTCGCGATCGTGCTGCTGTTCTGGGCGTTCATGCCGACGCTCGTCGCTTACTGCGCCGCTGCAGTGGCGTTCCACCTCGATCGTCGCTGA
- a CDS encoding dipeptidase, whose protein sequence is MRSLLLAALLASPAIAADPIETRVARILKATPLIDGHNDWPESLRGREGEGRWTKDLTAGLDRAPVPYNTDIAMLRRGMVGGQFWSVYVSADLPQDSQVIETLEQIDLVKQIVARYPQVLALATTAADVRRIHAQGRIASMMGVEGGGQIDGRLAILRTYKALGAGYLTLTHSRTIDWADSATDDPKHDGLTPFGEAVVHELNRIGMLVDLSHVSEATMLDALRVAKAPVIFSHSGARAVDDHPRNVSDDVLRKVAANGGVVMVNYSRSYVTNAYRLWSADRSAEKTRLNAPPFGGLYIGQPDKAAAALAEWDKAHPAPRVTMDDVIAHIEHIRAVAGIDHVGLGSDYDGVDNSLPEGLGNVSTYPALIAAILRRGWSDADAAKLAGGNVLRVMEAAEKVSAAMAAELPATATEAALDRGH, encoded by the coding sequence ATGCGCTCGCTCCTCCTCGCCGCCCTCCTCGCCAGCCCCGCCATCGCCGCCGACCCGATCGAGACGCGCGTCGCGCGCATCCTGAAGGCGACGCCGCTGATCGACGGGCATAATGATTGGCCGGAAAGCCTGCGCGGGCGCGAGGGCGAGGGGCGCTGGACCAAGGATCTCACTGCCGGGCTCGATCGCGCGCCCGTGCCCTACAACACCGATATCGCGATGCTGCGGCGGGGCATGGTCGGCGGCCAGTTCTGGTCGGTCTACGTCTCGGCCGATCTGCCGCAGGACAGCCAAGTGATCGAAACGCTCGAGCAGATCGATCTCGTGAAGCAGATCGTCGCGCGCTACCCGCAGGTGCTCGCATTGGCGACCACCGCTGCCGACGTGCGCCGTATCCATGCGCAGGGCCGGATCGCATCGATGATGGGGGTGGAGGGCGGCGGCCAGATCGACGGCCGGCTCGCGATCCTGCGCACCTACAAGGCATTGGGCGCGGGCTATCTGACGCTCACTCATTCGCGCACGATCGACTGGGCCGATTCGGCGACCGACGATCCGAAACATGACGGCCTCACGCCGTTCGGCGAGGCGGTCGTGCACGAGCTCAACCGCATCGGCATGCTGGTCGACCTCAGCCACGTCAGCGAGGCGACGATGCTCGACGCGCTGCGGGTGGCGAAGGCGCCGGTGATCTTCTCGCATTCGGGCGCGCGCGCGGTCGACGATCATCCGCGCAACGTCTCCGACGACGTGCTGCGCAAGGTGGCCGCCAATGGCGGCGTGGTGATGGTCAATTATTCGCGCAGCTATGTCACCAATGCCTACCGGCTGTGGTCGGCGGATCGCTCGGCGGAGAAGACCCGGCTCAACGCGCCGCCGTTTGGCGGCCTCTATATCGGCCAGCCCGACAAGGCGGCGGCGGCGCTGGCCGAATGGGACAAGGCGCATCCCGCGCCGCGCGTGACGATGGACGACGTGATCGCGCACATCGAGCATATCCGCGCAGTGGCCGGGATCGACCATGTCGGGCTCGGATCGGACTATGACGGGGTCGACAATTCGCTGCCCGAGGGGCTGGGCAACGTATCGACCTATCCCGCGCTCATCGCCGCTATCCTGCGGCGCGGATGGAGCGATGCCGATGCGGCGAAGCTCGCCGGCGGAAACGTGCTGCGCGTGATGGAAGCGGCGGAGAAGGTGTCGGCGGCGATGGCGGCCGAGCTGCCGGCCACCGCGACCGAGGCGGCGCTCGATCGCGGCCACTGA
- a CDS encoding metallophosphoesterase family protein: MARLFHVSDLHFGREDAAALRWFADAVRAERPDAVICTGDLTMRARRREFAAAAEWLKALAVPVTVEPGNHDLPYFNPAARLLDPYRRFRAVSGAVARPLALPDVILVPLKTTARLQLRRLSWGRVSRSGLVAALSMLHAKPPGAIALVACHHPLVRTDFTGHGDTAGGVEALRMLAEAGADAVLSGHVHDGFDMPWRWAGRTVRLIGAGTLSERLRTTPPSFNELRVADGALEAIARAMPA, encoded by the coding sequence ATGGCACGGCTGTTCCATGTCTCCGACCTGCATTTCGGGCGCGAGGATGCCGCCGCGCTGCGCTGGTTCGCCGATGCGGTGCGCGCCGAGCGGCCTGACGCGGTGATCTGCACCGGCGACCTGACGATGCGCGCGCGCCGGCGCGAGTTTGCGGCGGCGGCGGAGTGGCTGAAGGCGCTGGCGGTGCCGGTGACGGTCGAGCCCGGCAATCATGATCTGCCTTACTTCAATCCGGCAGCGCGGCTGCTCGATCCCTATCGCCGCTTCCGCGCGGTTTCGGGCGCGGTCGCGCGGCCGCTTGCCTTGCCCGACGTGATCCTCGTGCCGCTCAAGACGACCGCGCGGCTGCAGTTGCGCCGGCTGTCATGGGGGCGGGTGTCGAGGTCCGGGCTCGTCGCGGCGCTGTCGATGCTGCACGCCAAGCCGCCCGGCGCGATCGCGCTCGTCGCCTGCCACCATCCGCTGGTGCGCACCGACTTTACCGGTCACGGCGACACCGCCGGTGGCGTCGAGGCGCTAAGGATGCTGGCGGAGGCGGGCGCCGATGCGGTGCTGAGCGGCCATGTCCATGATGGCTTCGACATGCCCTGGCGCTGGGCAGGGCGCACGGTGCGGCTGATCGGCGCGGGCACATTGTCCGAACGGCTGCGAACAACGCCGCCCTCGTTCAACGAACTGCGCGTGGCGGACGGCGCGCTGGAGGCGATCGCGCGGGCGATGCCGGCCTGA